atacccaatttttttttatttaagttaacattttgacaaaattaatgactcttattattgtatgattttcttaagcctaaccctaaatgtaacccattttctttgtggaGAAGGCCCCCCCCCAtagcccctgttgactgtggttgcattcaattccatagtgccataccacTGATGGCACATATTAGACCAAATTGATATCCACTGAAAATGTACCAGTCAGATGTTAAATagataaaatagatttaaatgaAGAACACATTTTTTCCTTTAACCCAAAAATTGAATACAAAGATATggttattgtgtgttttatggCAACCTTGCACATGtgataacaataacaactgaaaatcGGGTGGTGCATTTTCAgtggagttcagtatatttgACATAACCGATGGAAGCAAATTGTTCCAAATTcctgtttattatttaattcattaatataaattaagaaaacaggaaatgttttacagtAATGtctgaaatgtttgttttagtcATGCTAACCACAGATTCTTATAGTTGATCATTTAACTACATTCACTGAATGCTACTGCTGTTAACCACTTTGACCATGAAATAATACACCAGCGTCTGTGGTGTAGTGCTTAAGCCATTAGACTTCAggtggtactgggttcgcatcccgataccggctcccacccagagtgactTTTAATGTTACAGtgcaggcctctgagaattgcgAGAGTGATAGTTTCGTTCGCGCTTCGCTCgtaatttatgacatcatttacataggttacataaaaactaaatgggttaccaggatatttttttttccttaatccataaatggttcgtgccaaaaaaaaattcagaggCCTGCAGTGTGGAAATGTttggccactacaccatcttttATGCACATGAATCACAAACACCAGTCTGTTAACCCCTGCTCTGAACAGCAGGCCTGATACAAATATCTTAGTcctgtgtgtgcccatgacagcctgcttgaaccttaattagatataagcatagaaatgaagtttaaaaatgacaaaaaggCTTGTCAGTGGTTTTGCAATTTTTATACAAGAATCATATTGTTTTCTGCAGCTTGCATACTACTATCAGAAGAAAGGCTGGAAGACCTGTCTTATATGTGCCGACACATTCCGAGCTGGAGCATTTGATCAGCTTAAACAGAATGCTACCAAAGCCAGAATTCCTTTCTATGGAAGGTAGgtgatattattgttttgccATCCATATATAACATAACATGAGATTTTATAACCCAGTTATTTGGTGTACATTTTCAAGAAAGCTTTGAGAAAAAAGTTTCCAATCTCAGGAATTGAatagtctgtgggaaagtgaatataaaagatccctatagGAGTAGCTTATTGTGAGGATTGtggcttttttctctctttagaCAGCTGTCATACATAGGCACCTAATAGTAGTACTTTATAATTAGACCTTTGTCAACCCACCCCAAGGATAAAGGTCCactcccccccccttttttttttaaatgcaaaaactaattttttggTTCGATATATAGTATTTTCAGTATCTTGAAAATATAAtaggaaaaattaaattttacccCCAGCcccattttaaaaacagatttgAATTAAAATCAAGCAtttatgattttgaaagtgtAATACCtgatttactttttgttttcttttgttttcagctATACTGAAATCGACCCAGTGGTACTAGCTGCTGAAGGTGTAGACAAGTTCAAGAATGAGAATTTTGAGATTATTATAGTGGACACTAGTGGACGACATAAACAGGAAGCCTCGCTATTTGAAGAAATGTTGTCTGTGTATCaggctgttgtatgtgtatAATATGCATTATATTATGTGCATGGAATATACTATACTGTACATGTTTTGTGGATTTACATGAAATCTAATATtgcaaaatgtaatatatttgtgagatatattgatttaattgttaaaacaatattttaaatttaatttaaagcaaaatattttgaaattcttTTGGGGGAGTttgtgttattaattttaatatatataatgtgggttttttgcaattcagtataatttaatttaaaaaaaaaaaaaaaattgtaatataaataaagttattcTGTATAATTTGAGTCCCTTTATTGTGGTAATAAATTTGATTAAATActgtattgatatatgaatGTTAGTtatgttttcattgtttgttttcagCACCCAGACAACGTGGTGTTCGTGATGGATGCTAGCATTGGGCAGGCCTGTGAAGCTCAGGTACATATAGAATTTAGTGGTTCTCTCAAAAACAATGGacatattattttctatttcaaaagTGCAGTCTTGGGTAGTTGTTTTATTACTAGAATAAACagattaattttctttttgtctaATGCCAgtttttcaatattattttgCTCAACTCGTTATTTATGTCACAAAAAAAATGTCATGAatactgaaaatattttaaattgagtCCCCTTAGCACCAGTCCCACTTTTTCAAAACCATatgattattaatgttattgCTGGAGCCTTTCTAGTTTCTGCCataatttcaataatttttgACCCTGCTCTGTCTGTTTCCTCCGACTCTATCTTCTGAACTGTCCACATCATTACCTACCTGTCTCAGATTCCTCCATGGGTACAATCTCTGTATACTTGCCTGACACCCtcatcctttgctactaatgaagcTGGTCAGACTGACAGCACTAATGATCGCCAGTAATATGGgagtttattatccatatggttcaacataaccgaggtaataataatcatgtgaagcacacgtgtaataacaagtataatgatgtaatttttggaatcgacgtcataacatgacattgcttctccagtcctagctcagactgcacatttgaaatatgacgtcatttcgtcgtctccttctagttgtggctgaaacattttgagttgggtcttgttattaataaagaaaacaacaggtGGTTACAGGTGGCATCTTAATGCCAGAAGGAACCACTGAACCTTCTGCTAAGTGGTCAGACCAAGCCAACAGCAAAAGCTGATTAGGGAATGGCAGGTTTGTGGAGAGACAAAACctgggatgtggagatggaTAGCAAAAGAGTTTGAAAGATAGGATGAGCTGTCAAATAAAGCAGAAAGGAGTTGAAATTCAGTGTAAAAGTGAGGCAGTAGAAtctagaaacaaaaataatagcgggggtgggagaggggatttagctcagttgtagAGGTCTCATCAGAGATACCAGGGTTGCAGGATCCaatctcctcagtggatccattctccgATGTGGCATTTTCCtctcccaaccagtgccccatgactggtataaacaaaaccaacttatTAAGAAAAGTAAAATCTTTGTAATTGTTTTCATGTTGTTAATTAATACTAAACTGTTATTTCCAGGCAAAAGCGTTCAAGGAGCAGGTGGATGTAGGGTCGGTGATTATAACAAAGCTGGACAGTCACGCGAAGGGAGGTGGTGCTCTCAGCGCGTAAGTCTCTTAaactttagactactggattaatttttgacaaaaaccatgttgagtgggtacaaatttataatttttactcatatatattcacttaaataatttataaatacataaaataaagttcatatttcgaattggtaagtattatttttttgagtttttataatttttatgatattttagatcagttaatgttgactaaacttaggcaaaaaaaaaaaaaaagtcgcgTTTATTTActggcatttgtggccagctgtccagtatttatgtctattattcctgataacagtggttttctgaccagaattaaacccccccccaaaaaactacaattcatatcccaatatttggtgatttttgttattggtaaaacgatcaaatttattatcaaattagctgtcacaattggctatcgatccctgaaaatgaccgtgacgtgccgccattgctgtgaagcaaaaatacttgccgaaaaccacttctTCAACTCAGAATTACaaactattttcaaaacaaaaacaaaaacctaaagATACAGGAAGCTAAGTTGTCTTCTGTTTCCTGTTATACAAGTCTTTCCAgtgagtgtcatgtgcaaaacggcaggaaatatgaattgggaaatgcactgtatacaatgtacagtatgtcgactggtgtGACatcaggcgagatatctcacctgcagtagtcagaaggttaataatACTCaacaatactttaaaaaaaaaatttcatggCATGAAATTAAGAAATCAACAAAGGTATACAGTAGGTGTTATACATATGAAACGTACATGCCTGTTTAGAAACGTTACATGTGATTACGGGAGAAATTATACTTTTTGTAAATTCagctctaaatgttttataaaagtgGAATTTTCAAtggctgggttttttaaattatgaaatcAAGTTGTAAAATTACAATTGTAtgtaacataaattaataagttacaaaatgttatttcttgttataaaatataactaattGGTTTCGTTTCTAGTGTTGCAGCCACCAAGAGTCCTGTGATATTTATAGGTACAGGAGAACACACAGACGACTTTGAGCCTTTCAAAGTGCAGCCATTTATCAGCAAACTTCtgggtgaattttattttattcttgtgaaatatgaaatatttaacattGCCTTTGTTTGTCTTATGCATTCAAACCTGAATAAAACATCCATCTAAAGGAGTATCAAAAGATAGttcctttttaaaattctttaaatgttttatattggaCTAATATTAACTTACGTTTCATGCATAGACTGTCCTGGGCTGGCAGTTAAGGACGAGTGTTAATGGTGTAGTTGTTAGtatttagtgagagagaagttaaGGTAGAGATCTTACACTTCCCAAATGATCTGTTAATACTCTCTGGCACCTGTTAATGAAAACACTTGCACTGGTAGTAATtccttaaaggtgctatctccatTGTAAATCATTTATATTCCAAATATGTTGTTAAAACAGAAATCTGCCTCCAGgtcatataaaatagttttactaTTGCAAACTCGAACACAATGGCAGTTTTAATATTCTTGTCTTCTTTCACTACCAACTGGGTGATGTATGTTAAATGCTTAAAATTATAAAGATTGTCATGATTGTAGATTTACACCACTAATTaatactaaaattattattaatatatatgttatttctattctaGGAATGGGAGATATTGAAGGTCTTATAGATAAGGTGAATGAGTTGAAACTGGATGATAATGAAGAATTAATGAAGAAGCTGAAACATGGTAtgttggaataaaaaaaaagcaaccgCAAGTTTTCTTTATGGCCATATGTTAAGTTGCACTGTCTTAACATAAAGCTGGGTTATGATCCAATAGAAATATGTTTTAGAACACCAGAAACTGTATGTTAAATAAAGTGGTATTTTGATATGTGAAAAGCTAAACAATCTTAAGGTGCCAAAAATTGTCTATCACGAAGATATCTGTGTTTGAAAACCTGGATCCTAAACACCTAGGCtttctaatttttgtaattttttggcTTCTGACAAGAGTCCTCGGGTTATATGCAAATTTGCCTcatctgtgtatatatttgatacATGATCATTAACTGTACTCATATTTTTaatgcccagtggtaaatgaaCATGCATTTTATCCACAAAATTTGTATGCTAATGTTAGAAAATCTGTAtgttaaaacatgtaataatattaatttaaaaaaccaaaaagaaaagcaaaaggTTGCATTCCCAAGGATTAAGCCCCATTGTGTTAATGTGAAATCACATCACCTGCATCACTGTGCTGTGACAACCACGCTAACTCATCCCATGCTCGGCCAAGGGCTTCACAGCATTGCTTAGGATCCGAGTCACGTTACACAGACTACCCATGAGCACTTTCTGCTCTAGGTCTGGGGACTTTCCCTAAGGCAGGGAGAGGCACTGGGGCCTCTGTGTGTAGCCTCAAAGCAGGTATCCAGAGAACACATAATAATAACTGTGTATAGCTTGCTTATATAGGTGTTTTAGTAAGAAACACAACTTGATGGTGTTTATTACTTGCATATTAGGACAATAATGCACTTAGAAAAATTTAGATTTGATCGGTTTgtttcattgattttttaattagagACTTCAGTACAAGatgtttattgtatattattaattttatttaatgtgttggattttaatttttaaatttgattatGGTTTCCAAACCTTACATAACaagttttttaacttttttttatttttttattttctaattctGTTGCCACTAATGCTATTAATTCAGAGGAATTAATTGTTTAACTAAATAATGTTTAGgtaaattattttacacaatatatactatttctaaacttatatataatttaatttataattttttaccaTTATTTACATGAtctaagggaaataactctttagaaatgtgattaaaaaataattttattataaaattttcaGGGGAGTTCACTCTTCGGGACATGTATGAACAGTTCCAGAATATCATGAAGATGGGACCGTTTGGTCAGATCATGGTAAGAATGTCTGTCTGATAAATCATTTGGAAATTTTACATCAAGAAagtaatacatacattttaaaataggcCTACATTTTAGAGGGGCTAATAAATCTGTTATTTCAAATAATTCAGTTTTTGTTCTTTCTATTTATACTTTACAGCTATCTAAtctatactgatggaaataaataaaggatcacacagatagcaacacgaaataatgactgcatcaaaaattaattcatattgtcagatgttgactgggaacatataggcagcacattcaacactacagacattcaatcccacattacaacttggtgtgaaatacagacattactatgctagtagtgaattaaatttggtctacaatttgatgtgttcccttatttctttccatcagtatatttttaatagggcttgttttgtttgtattttgtacataGAAAAAGATATATCaggattaaaaacaataatacactGATTAAAAAGTTGTcggcaataaaataaaatatagacaaagaaatgtattaatGTGTACGCTAATAACTCTATGTTTTAAGCTGATACTGGCAGCCAGTTGTAAACTGTAAAACATACACCCCACAGTTAACTTTCTACACCATACATTTTTAACCTTGttttataacatgttttaaGCTGATAATGGCAGCTAGTTGTAAACTCTAAAACAGACACCACACAGTTGACTTTGTACAccatacatttttaacattgttttataacatgttttaaGATGATAATGGCAGCCAGTTGTAAACTCTAAAAACAGATACCCGACAGTTGACGTCTACAccatacatttttaacattgtgttttgtttagggTATGATCCCTGGCTTCAGCTCAGACTTCATGACAAAAGGCAGTGAGCAGGAGTCGATGGCTCGACTGAAGAAACTCATGACCATC
This DNA window, taken from Gigantopelta aegis isolate Gae_Host chromosome 4, Gae_host_genome, whole genome shotgun sequence, encodes the following:
- the LOC121370333 gene encoding signal recognition particle 54 kDa protein — its product is MVLADLGRKITSALKSLSNATIINEEVLNGMLKEICAALLEADVNIRLVKALRENVRSVIDFDEMAGGLNKRRMIQSAVFKELVKLIDPGVKAWQPTKGKNNVIMFVGLQGSGKTTTCTKLAYYYQKKGWKTCLICADTFRAGAFDQLKQNATKARIPFYGSYTEIDPVVLAAEGVDKFKNENFEIIIVDTSGRHKQEASLFEEMLSVYQAVHPDNVVFVMDASIGQACEAQAKAFKEQVDVGSVIITKLDSHAKGGGALSAVAATKSPVIFIGTGEHTDDFEPFKVQPFISKLLGMGDIEGLIDKVNELKLDDNEELMKKLKHGEFTLRDMYEQFQNIMKMGPFGQIMGMIPGFSSDFMTKGSEQESMARLKKLMTIMDSMNDGELDSLEGEKLFSRQPQRAQRVARGAGVSTREVNELLAQYKKFAQMVKKMGGIKGLFKGKGGDIGKNVNPAQMAKLNQQMAKMMDPRVLHQMGGMQGLQNMMRQFQQGAAGKMPNMFQ